A DNA window from Mucilaginibacter xinganensis contains the following coding sequences:
- a CDS encoding acyl-CoA thioesterase translates to MFEHSTKLRVRYGETDQMGYMYYGNYAEFYEVGRVEMLRSMGLTYSGMEASGVMMPVIELNCKYLKPALYDEEITIKVIMNEMPRIKIHFRYELFNEKQELINIGETTLVFINMKTNRPCLAPQDFRDKLKTFF, encoded by the coding sequence ATGTTTGAGCATTCTACCAAATTAAGGGTGCGATATGGCGAAACCGACCAAATGGGCTATATGTATTATGGCAATTATGCAGAGTTTTACGAAGTTGGTCGTGTAGAAATGTTGCGCAGCATGGGCCTTACTTACAGCGGCATGGAAGCATCGGGCGTAATGATGCCTGTAATAGAACTTAACTGTAAATACCTTAAACCGGCTTTATACGACGAAGAAATAACTATAAAAGTTATTATGAATGAAATGCCTCGGATAAAAATCCACTTTAGATATGAGCTTTTTAACGAAAAACAAGAGCTGATAAATATTGGTGAAACCACCCTGGTATTCATTAACATGAAAACAAATCGCCCCTGCCTGGCGCCGCAGGATTTTCGGGATAAATTAAAGACGTTTTTTTGA
- the mltG gene encoding endolytic transglycosylase MltG: MTTAKASSGGTLRKFIIAMVIIFIIAIGFTGLNYYLKYFSPNVTDNQEYLYIHTGSGFKDVYKTIQQQGIVKDTASFFKAAENMNYVSRVKPGRYRLHKGMSNRRLINMLASGTQEPVTLNFHNLRLKEEFAGFVAKKIEPDSTAIIHLLDSSGYVQQYGFTTDNVYTMFLPNSYQLYWNTSPEKFFKRMHANYEKFWTPERKQKAAAINLTPIEVSVLASIVDAEALHDDEMPAVAGLYLNRLKKGMTLDADPTVIFAQNDFTIKRVLTRYLSINSPYNTYLHKGLPPGPIMMPSVNAVNSVLDYQKNDYIYMCAKADFSGYHAFATNVADHLVNAHKFHEALNERNIKK; encoded by the coding sequence ATGACAACAGCAAAGGCATCATCCGGCGGGACTTTAAGAAAGTTTATAATAGCTATGGTGATCATATTTATTATAGCTATAGGGTTTACCGGGTTAAACTATTACCTGAAGTATTTCAGCCCTAACGTAACCGATAACCAGGAATACCTTTATATCCATACAGGTAGCGGGTTTAAAGACGTTTATAAAACCATTCAGCAACAGGGAATAGTTAAAGATACAGCCAGCTTTTTTAAGGCCGCCGAAAACATGAATTATGTTAGCCGCGTTAAACCAGGCCGCTACCGCCTGCATAAAGGCATGAGTAACCGCCGGCTCATAAACATGCTTGCCTCCGGCACACAGGAACCGGTTACGCTCAATTTTCATAACCTAAGGCTAAAAGAAGAGTTTGCAGGATTTGTTGCAAAAAAGATAGAGCCGGATTCAACCGCCATTATCCATTTACTGGATTCATCGGGCTATGTTCAGCAATATGGTTTTACAACGGATAACGTTTATACCATGTTTTTACCAAACAGCTATCAGCTGTATTGGAACACATCACCCGAGAAGTTTTTTAAACGGATGCACGCCAATTATGAAAAATTCTGGACACCGGAACGAAAGCAAAAAGCCGCTGCTATAAACCTCACTCCTATTGAAGTTTCAGTTTTAGCATCTATTGTTGACGCCGAGGCGCTACATGATGATGAAATGCCGGCAGTAGCAGGTTTATACTTAAACCGGCTAAAAAAAGGAATGACGCTGGACGCTGACCCAACCGTTATTTTTGCACAAAACGATTTCACCATTAAACGGGTGCTTACCAGGTACCTATCCATAAATTCGCCATATAACACTTATTTGCACAAAGGTTTGCCTCCCGGTCCTATCATGATGCCATCGGTTAACGCTGTAAATTCGGTGCTTGATTATCAAAAAAACGATTATATTTATATGTGTGCCAAGGCAGATTTTTCAGGTTATCATGCTTTTGCCACCAACGTTGCGGACCACCTTGTAAATGCACATAAATTTCACGAGGCGCTCAATGAAAGAAACATCAAAAAATAA
- a CDS encoding rhodanese-like domain-containing protein translates to MSPITNKELFDRMQKGESLNLLDVREPVEYHTYNIGGKNVPLSRLNDTINQLGYNKTDEIIVICKVGLRSETARTILVDKGYQRVRNLTGGLIGLQKLKQ, encoded by the coding sequence ATGTCCCCAATAACCAATAAGGAATTATTTGACCGCATGCAAAAGGGCGAAAGTTTAAATTTGCTGGATGTTAGGGAACCGGTAGAATACCATACCTATAACATTGGCGGTAAAAACGTGCCATTGTCCCGGTTAAATGATACCATAAATCAATTAGGATATAACAAAACGGACGAAATTATAGTTATTTGTAAAGTTGGTTTACGAAGCGAAACGGCAAGAACAATATTAGTTGACAAGGGTTACCAGCGGGTGCGGAACTTAACAGGCGGGCTCATTGGTCTCCAAAAATTAAAACAATAA
- a CDS encoding PASTA domain-containing protein has translation MRKFWAYLKTVQFRTNLLLAVGSVVVIFMIVFFSLSFYTRHGTGVPVPQLKGLQIEKAMDLLKEQGFEYKIDSVYVLDQAPGSVIEQDPDPGTSVKENRTIYLTVVTRLAPNVSLPDLEPYTYREAIATLANYGLKVGDTTYKSDIARDRILEMRFGGQPIKAGTKIPKGSRIDLVLGNGEGASEVDIPDLVNQDLDAAKFVIKNGGLTLGTITYQGAITDSTSLVVVAQSPMKTDSLSKASNGTRINLTVSQGKKDVPNNQ, from the coding sequence ATGCGCAAATTTTGGGCTTATTTAAAAACCGTACAATTCCGGACTAACCTTTTACTGGCCGTAGGTTCCGTTGTTGTTATTTTTATGATAGTATTCTTTAGCTTAAGCTTTTACACGAGGCATGGCACCGGCGTACCTGTACCGCAGCTAAAAGGGCTGCAGATAGAGAAAGCAATGGACCTGTTAAAAGAACAGGGTTTTGAATATAAAATTGACTCCGTTTACGTGCTTGACCAGGCGCCTGGTTCAGTTATTGAGCAAGACCCTGATCCGGGAACCAGCGTTAAAGAAAACCGGACAATTTACCTTACAGTAGTTACCCGCCTTGCCCCAAATGTCTCCCTGCCCGACCTTGAACCCTACACCTACCGCGAAGCTATTGCAACGCTGGCTAATTATGGTTTGAAAGTTGGTGACACCACCTATAAGTCAGACATCGCACGCGACAGGATCCTGGAGATGCGTTTTGGCGGGCAGCCTATAAAAGCCGGAACAAAGATCCCAAAAGGGTCAAGAATTGACCTGGTATTAGGAAATGGCGAAGGTGCCAGTGAAGTTGATATTCCTGACCTGGTAAACCAGGACCTGGATGCTGCCAAATTTGTAATTAAAAACGGTGGTTTAACCTTAGGTACCATAACCTACCAGGGAGCCATAACAGATTCTACCAGCCTGGTGGTTGTGGCGCAATCGCCTATGAAAACCGACTCATTAAGTAAAGCAAGCAACGGTACGCGGATCAACCTTACCGTTTCGCAGGGTAAAAAAGATGTCCCCAATAACCAATAA
- a CDS encoding NADP-dependent oxidoreductase: MKAIQFETYGDSGVLQLKEVNKPQPGENEILIKVAATTVNPFDMKIRSGSMQKMIPLNLPWIPGSDAAGTIEAAGSGVSRLKVGDQVFASTFGGTYAEYVVVKEEQAAPIPNNVSLSEAAALAIPLVTSYSFLVQGGEVKAGQKVLIHAAAGAVGGVMVQMAKALGAYVIGTASGKGIELAKSFGADEVIDYKNQDFTQLVKEADLVIDLVGGETLTKSFGVVKKGGRLLSAVMPPSQELAQQYGISAEFISSEASYKKLVFGTKLVEEGKIKNQIAKILKLEDAAEAQDLVSAGGLNGKVVLTVSA; this comes from the coding sequence ATGAAAGCTATCCAATTTGAAACATATGGCGATTCCGGTGTACTTCAGTTAAAAGAGGTTAACAAACCCCAGCCCGGTGAAAATGAAATATTAATTAAAGTAGCGGCAACAACGGTAAATCCTTTTGATATGAAGATCCGCTCGGGATCGATGCAAAAAATGATCCCGCTGAATTTACCGTGGATCCCCGGTTCTGATGCCGCCGGTACTATTGAAGCTGCTGGAAGCGGGGTTAGCCGTTTAAAAGTGGGCGATCAGGTATTTGCCAGCACATTTGGCGGTACTTATGCCGAGTACGTAGTAGTTAAAGAAGAACAGGCAGCACCGATACCTAACAATGTTAGTTTATCCGAAGCAGCGGCATTGGCTATTCCGCTGGTTACCTCCTATTCATTTTTGGTGCAGGGCGGTGAAGTTAAGGCCGGCCAAAAAGTATTGATCCACGCTGCAGCTGGAGCCGTTGGGGGTGTAATGGTTCAAATGGCTAAAGCGTTAGGCGCTTACGTTATAGGAACTGCGTCCGGCAAAGGCATTGAACTGGCAAAATCATTTGGGGCAGATGAGGTAATTGACTATAAAAACCAGGATTTCACGCAGCTGGTAAAAGAGGCCGACCTGGTAATTGACCTGGTAGGCGGCGAAACATTGACAAAATCATTCGGCGTAGTTAAAAAAGGCGGCAGGTTATTGAGTGCTGTTATGCCCCCTTCACAGGAACTGGCACAACAGTACGGCATTAGCGCGGAATTTATCTCGTCGGAAGCCTCTTATAAAAAATTAGTATTTGGTACAAAGCTGGTGGAAGAAGGCAAAATAAAAAACCAGATTGCCAAAATACTGAAACTGGAAGATGCAGCAGAGGCGCAAGACCTTGTATCAGCGGGAGGGCTTAATGGTAAAGTAGTGTTGACCGTTAGCGCTTAG
- a CDS encoding ABC transporter ATP-binding protein yields MLHFVEFKKNYGNYPALTISDFNIDAGIYWIKGVNGSGKSTLLKSIAGILAFDGDIVLDGDISIKKEPVAYRRLVNFAEAEPLFPEFLTGMEMVKLFASAKDAQVGQEQYFIESMKMQSYIDRPVGTYSSGMLKKLSLVLAFLGNPMLILLDEPLITIDTESLKILYSWIREYHNKSVSFMLSLHQDLDTDERLEAVKLLVEGQTLSFC; encoded by the coding sequence ATGCTGCATTTTGTAGAATTCAAAAAAAATTATGGGAACTATCCTGCTTTAACAATTTCCGACTTTAATATCGATGCAGGCATTTATTGGATAAAAGGGGTTAATGGCTCTGGTAAAAGCACGCTGTTAAAATCAATTGCCGGCATCCTGGCATTTGATGGTGATATTGTTTTGGACGGCGACATCAGCATAAAAAAGGAACCGGTGGCCTATCGCCGTCTGGTAAACTTTGCCGAGGCTGAACCGCTGTTTCCTGAATTTTTGACCGGGATGGAAATGGTAAAGCTTTTTGCATCCGCCAAAGATGCGCAGGTAGGGCAGGAGCAGTACTTTATTGAGAGCATGAAAATGCAAAGCTATATTGATCGCCCGGTTGGTACTTATAGCAGCGGGATGTTAAAAAAACTTTCGCTGGTGCTGGCATTTTTGGGTAACCCAATGCTCATCTTGCTTGATGAGCCTTTAATAACTATCGATACCGAATCCTTAAAAATCTTGTACAGTTGGATTCGGGAATATCACAATAAGAGCGTTAGTTTTATGTTGTCTTTGCACCAGGACCTGGATACCGATGAGCGACTCGAAGCAGTCAAGCTTTTAGTTGAGGGGCAAACACTGTCATTTTGTTAA
- a CDS encoding acyl-CoA thioesterase, whose product METPPTLSTFETEFRVRPDDIDMFHHVHNSKYFDYVLAARYDQMERCYGMAMEKFLERGFGWVVRTAYVDYKRALTMGDYFIVKTGIESINDKGCRVKFSITNKATGKICCDGYFDYVMIDMATGRGLKIPEDVIEQYLI is encoded by the coding sequence ATGGAAACACCTCCCACCCTCTCCACTTTCGAAACCGAATTCCGTGTCCGGCCTGACGATATTGATATGTTCCATCATGTGCACAACAGCAAGTACTTTGATTACGTACTGGCTGCCCGGTATGACCAAATGGAGCGCTGTTACGGTATGGCCATGGAGAAATTTTTGGAGCGCGGCTTTGGCTGGGTGGTGCGCACCGCGTATGTAGATTATAAACGCGCCTTAACCATGGGCGATTACTTTATTGTAAAAACCGGCATCGAAAGCATAAACGATAAAGGCTGTCGCGTAAAATTCAGTATCACCAATAAAGCAACCGGTAAAATTTGCTGCGACGGCTATTTTGATTATGTGATGATTGATATGGCAACCGGCCGGGGCTTAAAGATCCCGGAGGATGTTATAGAGCAATATTTGATATAA
- the rpsO gene encoding 30S ribosomal protein S15, translated as MYLSSEAKAEIFAKHGKSAADTGTAEGQVALFTYRIAHLTGHLKKNKHDFSTQLSLQKLVGKRRALLAYLFKKDIERYRAIIKALQLRDIIK; from the coding sequence ATGTATTTAAGTTCAGAAGCAAAGGCAGAGATCTTTGCAAAACATGGTAAAAGCGCTGCAGATACAGGTACAGCCGAAGGTCAGGTGGCATTGTTCACTTACCGCATTGCACATTTAACCGGTCACTTGAAAAAAAACAAACATGATTTTTCAACCCAGTTATCACTGCAAAAATTAGTAGGTAAACGTCGTGCATTACTTGCATACCTGTTCAAAAAAGACATTGAAAGATATCGTGCTATCATCAAAGCCCTACAGCTAAGGGATATCATCAAATAA
- the pnp gene encoding polyribonucleotide nucleotidyltransferase, translating to MSLNVIKKVIDLGDGRTIEIETGKLAKQADGSVVIKMGDTMLLATVVSSPEAKEGVDFLPLSVDYQEKYAATGRIPGGFLRREARLSDYEVLISRLVDRALRPMFPEDYHADTQVMISLISADKDIMPDCLAGLAASAALSVSNIPFNGPISEVRVAKVDGQLIINPTLSQLANATLEFIVAGSEHDINMVEGESKEIQEAELVEAIKFAHTAIKIQCLAQKELTIEVGKTEKRVYSHENSNEDLKKAIYAATYDQVYAIASSASAKDERSAKFKEVRDAYIATLGEIDDVTKFLAKKYYHDVEYDAIRNLVLDEGKRLDGRTTTQIRPIWSEIGYLPAAHGSAVFTRGETQSLTSVTLGAKDDEQMIDGAFINGYSKFLLHYNFPGFSTGEVRPNRGAGRREIGHGNLAMRSLKQVLPADDENPYTIRIVSDILESNGSSSMATVCAGTLALMDAGIKIKSPVSGIAMGLITNEMGTKYAILSDILGDEDHLGDMDFKVTGTEKGIVAVQMDLKINGLSYEVLTNALNQAKDGRLHILGEMAKTITAPREDYKPHAPRIVTIRIDKEFIGAVIGPGGKIIQEMQRETGATISIEEVGNQGVVQIFADNKEAIDKAVSRIKAIASKPEVGEIYEGKVKSIMPFGAFVEIMPGKDGLLHISEIDHRRIETMDGIFEIGDEVRVKLLDVDKQGKLKLSRKVLLPRPEAPKN from the coding sequence ATGAGTTTAAACGTAATTAAAAAGGTTATTGATTTAGGTGACGGCCGCACCATTGAGATCGAAACCGGTAAATTGGCCAAACAAGCCGATGGCTCTGTAGTAATTAAAATGGGTGATACCATGTTACTTGCTACCGTAGTATCATCGCCCGAAGCAAAAGAAGGGGTGGATTTTTTACCGCTTTCTGTTGACTACCAGGAAAAATATGCTGCCACCGGCCGTATCCCGGGTGGGTTTTTACGCCGTGAGGCACGTTTGTCAGACTACGAGGTTTTGATCTCGCGTTTGGTTGACCGCGCTTTACGCCCGATGTTCCCTGAAGATTATCACGCTGATACACAAGTGATGATCTCCTTAATTTCTGCCGATAAAGATATTATGCCTGATTGCCTTGCCGGCCTGGCAGCATCAGCAGCTTTATCAGTTTCAAACATTCCTTTTAACGGCCCTATTTCTGAAGTACGTGTTGCTAAAGTTGATGGTCAGTTAATTATCAACCCAACATTAAGCCAATTGGCTAATGCTACTTTAGAATTTATTGTAGCGGGTAGTGAGCATGACATCAACATGGTGGAAGGTGAATCGAAAGAGATCCAGGAAGCTGAGTTGGTTGAGGCGATTAAGTTTGCACACACCGCTATCAAAATCCAGTGTTTAGCTCAAAAGGAATTAACCATTGAAGTTGGCAAAACTGAAAAACGTGTTTACAGCCATGAGAACAGCAACGAGGATTTGAAAAAAGCCATCTATGCTGCCACTTACGACCAGGTTTATGCTATCGCTTCATCTGCATCAGCAAAAGACGAGCGTTCAGCTAAATTTAAAGAAGTACGTGACGCTTATATCGCTACACTAGGTGAGATAGATGACGTTACTAAATTCTTAGCCAAAAAATATTACCATGATGTAGAATATGATGCTATCCGTAACCTTGTATTAGACGAAGGTAAACGTTTAGACGGCCGTACCACTACCCAGATTCGCCCTATATGGAGTGAAATTGGTTATTTACCTGCTGCTCACGGTTCTGCTGTATTTACCCGTGGTGAAACACAATCATTAACCAGTGTTACTTTAGGTGCTAAGGATGATGAGCAAATGATTGACGGTGCGTTTATCAACGGCTATTCAAAATTCTTATTACACTATAATTTCCCTGGTTTCTCAACAGGCGAGGTTCGTCCTAACAGGGGAGCCGGCCGTCGCGAAATTGGCCATGGTAACTTAGCTATGCGTTCGTTAAAACAGGTATTGCCTGCTGATGACGAAAATCCATACACTATCCGTATCGTTTCTGATATTTTAGAATCAAATGGTTCGTCATCAATGGCTACAGTTTGTGCAGGTACATTGGCGCTAATGGACGCTGGTATTAAAATTAAATCACCGGTATCAGGCATAGCAATGGGTTTGATCACCAATGAAATGGGTACAAAATATGCTATCCTTTCTGATATTTTGGGTGATGAAGATCACCTGGGTGATATGGACTTTAAAGTAACAGGTACCGAAAAAGGTATTGTTGCCGTGCAAATGGACCTTAAAATTAACGGTTTATCATACGAGGTTTTAACCAATGCGTTAAACCAGGCTAAAGATGGCCGTTTACACATTTTAGGCGAAATGGCTAAAACCATTACTGCCCCGCGTGAAGACTACAAACCACATGCTCCGCGTATTGTTACCATCCGGATTGATAAGGAATTTATTGGTGCGGTTATCGGACCCGGTGGAAAAATTATCCAGGAAATGCAACGCGAAACCGGTGCCACTATCTCTATTGAGGAAGTTGGAAACCAGGGTGTTGTTCAGATCTTTGCCGATAATAAGGAAGCAATTGATAAAGCAGTTTCCCGTATTAAAGCTATCGCGTCAAAACCTGAAGTTGGTGAAATATACGAAGGTAAGGTAAAATCAATAATGCCTTTTGGTGCATTTGTTGAAATTATGCCGGGTAAAGACGGCTTGCTGCATATCTCTGAAATTGATCATCGCAGGATTGAAACAATGGATGGCATTTTTGAGATTGGCGACGAAGTGCGTGTTAAATTGCTCGACGTTGATAAGCAAGGTAAATTAAAACTTTCACGTAAGGTTTTACTGCCCCGCCCTGAAGCACCTAAAAACTAA